In Alphaproteobacteria bacterium, the DNA window ACGAGCCGATGGGCGGCATGAACCTGGAGGAGCGCGAATCCATGGCGCGCTACATCCTCGACATGCGCGACCTGACCGACACCGTCGTGGTTCTCATCGAACACGACATGGGCGTGGTCATGGACATCTCGGATCGCGTCATCGTACTCGATCAGGGCGAAAAAATTTCGGAAGGAACACCGGACCAGGTGCGCGACGATCAGGTGGTGGTCGAGGCCTACCTGGGGAAGCCCCACGCAGCGTAAGCGGGCCAAGGAGAGCATCGCGATGCCTGATACCATACCCAAATTCCTCACGGAGAACGCTCGCACGCGGCCCGACGACGATGCCATGCGCGAAAAGGAATTCGGCATCTGGCAAACCTATTCCTGGCGCGACTATGCCGAGGAGGTGCGGCGCCTGGCCTGCGGCCTGGCGGAACTCGGCTTCAAACGCGGCGACAAAGTGGCGATCATCGGCGACAACCGGCCCAAGCTCTATTTCGCCATGCTGGCGGCGCAGTCGCTGGGCGGCATCTCGGTGGCGCTCTACCAGGACAGCATCGCCAAGGAGCTGAACTACGTCATTCACCATTCCGAGGCCCGCTTCGTGATCGCCGAGGACGAGGAACAGGTTGACAAGCTTTATGAAATCAAGGACCAGATTCCGCACGTCGAACGCGTGGTCTATTACTACCCCCGGGGCCTCGAGTTGAACGACGATCCCTGGCTCATCCAACTGGCCGAGGTGCAGGAGCGCGGCGACGCCTTTGCCGCCCGAGAGCCCGACTACTTCGCCAGCGAACTGGCCCAGGGCCAGAGCGACGACGTTTGCATGTACAGCTACACGTCGGGCACCACCGGCATGCCCAAGGGCGTGATGTTGACGCACGGCAACATCCTGATGGTCGTGCACGGCACTATCGAGCTCGAAAACATGACCGCCGACGACATCGTCATGGCCTATCTGCCGATGGCCTGGATCGGCGACTATTTCCTCTCGGTCGGCACCGCCGTGGTGGCCGGCATGGCGGTCTGCTGCCCGGAATCGCCGGAGACGCTGTCGCGCGACTTCCGCGAGAGCGGCCCCACCGTGACGGTGGCGCCGCCGGCTGTCTGGGAAGGGCTGCTGACCCGCATCCAGGTGCGCATGGAAGATGCCGACTGGCTTAAGCGAGGCCTTTTCAACGCCGCCATGAATCTCGCGCTGAAGGTCGAGCGCATGCAGCAGGCCGGCACGCCGGTGCCGGCCGGGCAGCGTTTTCTCAACTGGCTCGGCGAATACCTGGTGCGCCAGCCGCTCCGGGACCTGATCGGCAACGTCAAGGTGCGCATCGCCTACACCGGTGGCGCGCCGCTGGGCCCCGACACCTTCGATTACATCCGGGCGCTGGGCGTCAATCTCAAGCAGCTCTATGGCCTCACCGAATCGTCCTCGGCCTGCGTTTACCAGCCCGATGGCGAAGCCAACTCCGAGACCGTGGGCCGGCCCCTGCCCAACGTCGACGTCAAGATCGGCGAAAACGGCGAGATCTATCTCCGCGGCAAGCACGTCTTCGTGGGTTATTACAAGAACGAGGAGGCCACCCGCGAGACCCTCGACGCCGAGGGCTGGCTGGCCTCGGGCGATGCCGGTTTCATGGACGAGAGCGGCCACCTCAAGGTCATCGACCGGGCCAAGGACGTGAGCAAACTGGCCGACGGCACCCTGTTCGCGCCGCAGTTCATCGAGAACAAGCTCAAGTTCTCGCTCTACATCAAGGAAGCCGTGGTTTTCGGCAAGGATCTCGACTACGTCACGGCGATGATCAACATCGAGCTTGATGCCCTGGAGAACTGGGCCGAACGCAGCGCCATCAACTACAGCGGCTACCGGGACCTGTCGCAAAAGCCCGAGGTTTACGAGCTGATCCGCGCCGAGATCGGCCGCATCAACGAGACGCTGGGCCACGACGAGGCATTGCGCGGCGCCCAGATCCGGCGCTTCCTCATCCTGAGCAAGGAGCTGGATGCCGACGACGGCGAGATCACCCGCACCCGCAAGATCAGGCGCAGCGTCATCGCCGAGCGCTATGGCGATCTCTTCGATGCGCTTTACGGCGGTGCCGACGAGGTCCACAGCGAGGTCACGGTGACCTACGAGGACGGCAGCACGGGCGTCATCAAGAGCGACCTGCGCATTCTCGGCGTCGATGATGGGGTGGAGGCCAAGGCGGCCTGAGTGAGACAACAACGGCCAGAGGGCCGTTAGTTTTTGGGGAGACAGGCGTGGATCCTATATATGTCGTTGAATTGATGCTCAATGGGCTGTTGGTGGGCTCGCTCTATGCCATCATCGCGCTGGGCTTCGTGCTCATCTACAAGGCCTCCGACGTGATCAATTTCGCCCAGGGCGAATTCGTCATGTTCGCGGGCTACGTCATCGCCTTTTTCCTGCTCTCGATGGAACTGCCGCTGTGGGGTGCGGCGATCCTGGCGGTGGTGGTGATGGTGGTGGTGGGTTATGCCGTCGAGTGGCTGGTGCTGCAGCACCTGATCGGGCGCCCGGTGGTGGCGGTGATCATGGCCACCATCGGCCTGGCCTCGTTCCTCCAGGGCCTGGCCCAGTTCCTCTTCGGCATCGAGACCCGCAACGTGCCGCTGCCCATCAGCGACGATCCCATCTTCATCGGCGACGTGCTGCTCAATCGCGTCGAACTGATCGCCGCCGTGCTGGCCGGCCTGGGCTTCGCCGCCATCGGCTGGTTCTTCGTCAAAAGCCGCAGCGGCATCGCGCTCAGGGCC includes these proteins:
- a CDS encoding AMP-binding protein; the protein is MPDTIPKFLTENARTRPDDDAMREKEFGIWQTYSWRDYAEEVRRLACGLAELGFKRGDKVAIIGDNRPKLYFAMLAAQSLGGISVALYQDSIAKELNYVIHHSEARFVIAEDEEQVDKLYEIKDQIPHVERVVYYYPRGLELNDDPWLIQLAEVQERGDAFAAREPDYFASELAQGQSDDVCMYSYTSGTTGMPKGVMLTHGNILMVVHGTIELENMTADDIVMAYLPMAWIGDYFLSVGTAVVAGMAVCCPESPETLSRDFRESGPTVTVAPPAVWEGLLTRIQVRMEDADWLKRGLFNAAMNLALKVERMQQAGTPVPAGQRFLNWLGEYLVRQPLRDLIGNVKVRIAYTGGAPLGPDTFDYIRALGVNLKQLYGLTESSSACVYQPDGEANSETVGRPLPNVDVKIGENGEIYLRGKHVFVGYYKNEEATRETLDAEGWLASGDAGFMDESGHLKVIDRAKDVSKLADGTLFAPQFIENKLKFSLYIKEAVVFGKDLDYVTAMINIELDALENWAERSAINYSGYRDLSQKPEVYELIRAEIGRINETLGHDEALRGAQIRRFLILSKELDADDGEITRTRKIRRSVIAERYGDLFDALYGGADEVHSEVTVTYEDGSTGVIKSDLRILGVDDGVEAKAA
- a CDS encoding branched-chain amino acid ABC transporter permease codes for the protein MDPIYVVELMLNGLLVGSLYAIIALGFVLIYKASDVINFAQGEFVMFAGYVIAFFLLSMELPLWGAAILAVVVMVVVGYAVEWLVLQHLIGRPVVAVIMATIGLASFLQGLAQFLFGIETRNVPLPISDDPIFIGDVLLNRVELIAAVLAGLGFAAIGWFFVKSRSGIALRAIADDQQVSQAMGIDVRKYFALAWAIAGIVALLGGIFWGNATGVDVQLALIGLKVFPVVILGGLDSIVGAIIAGLVVGLVESMAAGFIDPIVGGGTKDLTPYVLMILVLMIRPYGLFGKEIIERV